The Bradysia coprophila strain Holo2 unplaced genomic scaffold, BU_Bcop_v1 contig_193, whole genome shotgun sequence genome window below encodes:
- the LOC119075260 gene encoding uncharacterized protein LOC119075260, which translates to MREKIEVELKKKEDLKRKVGRPTKEFDECAARTKRRKVQQVCESIPKDQIERAAIRNVKKPVAKFVKQILHSSVTEVKEHCYKATKEDIVSLTEAQAVSLLVEIDLSVHQYKTLRNVCKKQNADIFPPYYKVLEEKKQCYPKPSSIEITETHASIKLQALLDRTSERLLQSLSTSDLSKLPLKLTLMSKYGADGAAGQSQYKQQFKDDNNGNDAQVFMISVVPIRMVDETNLKSVYWQNDCTGSPRYCRPIKFMFAKECKELTNTEVQKIKEQIDDLESSMISIAEKRFFVKHKLFLSMVDGKTCAYVTNTDSSTSYVVCKATPNEMSDVDALSLKTVDETVYDFGLSPLHAKIRFMEFVLHLGYNMTFKNYYATVKNGYATEKSQNKARIQKGFKEEMGLSVDFVRQGSGTSNDGNTARRFFANPDVTARITQVDEVIIKRFRNSNFLLKNNYELCFVERLDVVLKTLACGRDINPEAFNVYSLDTYRMIVEKYNWYKMPWSVHRILMHGAATIKHNVLPIGQLTEEAAEARNKDFRRFREHHARKVNRVLTNQDILNALLVSSDPLISSLRSTIKKNHLELPNEVKDLLVGDDSDNCGDDVEEE; encoded by the coding sequence ATGCGTGAAAAGATCGAAGTAGAGCTGAAAAAGAAAGAGGACCTAAAACGGAAAGTTGGCAGACCGACAAAAGAATTCGATGAATGTGCTGCACGGACAAAGAGACGAAAAGTGCAGCAAGTTTGTGAGTCCATCCCGAAAGATCAAATTGAACGTGCTGCTATTCGGAATGTCAAGAAGCCAGttgcaaaatttgtgaaacaaattttacattCATCTGTTACTGAAGTAAAGGAACATTGCTACAAGGCCACCAAAGAAGATATTGTGTCACTTACGGAAGCACAAGCTGTGTCACTTTTGGTTGAAATCGATCTTAGCGTACATCAATATAAGACACTCCGAAATGTGTGCAAAAAGCAAAACGCTGATATCTTCCCACCATACTACAAAGTGTTAGAAGAAAAGAAGCAGTGTTACCCAAAACCATCATCGATTGAAATCACCGAGACACACGCGTCCATCAAATTGCAGGCACTCCTGGACCGAACATCGGAACGTTTGTTGCAATCGTTAAGTACCAGTGACCTATCGAAATTGCCGTTGAAATTAACGCTCATGTCTAAGTACGGGGCTGATGGAGCTGCAGGGCAGAGCCAATATAAGCAACAATTCAAAGATGACAATAATGGAAATGATGCACAAGTATTTATGATTTCGGTTGTACCGATACGAATGGTTGATGAGACGAACTTGAAGAGTGTTTATTGGCAAAATGATTGCACGGGCTCACCTCGTTATTGTCGGCcgataaaatttatgttcgcTAAAGAATGTAAGGAACTGACAAACACCGAAGTGCAGAAAATCAAAGAGCAAATCGACGATCTCGAGAGCAGTATGATTTCGATCGCTGAGAAACGTTTTTTCGTAAaacataaattgtttttatcgaTGGTGGATGGTAAAACTTGTGCATATGTAACGAACACCGATTCATCAACAAGTTACGTGGTATGTAAAGCGACACCGAACGAAATGAGCGACGTGGATGCACTTTCTCTTAAAACTGTCGATGAAACCGTGTACGACTTTGGTCTTTCGCCACTCCACGCGAAGATAAGGTTTATGGAATTCGTGTTACATCTCGGCTACAATATGACATTCAAGAACTATTATGCTACAGTCAAAAATGGGTATGCAACtgaaaaatcgcaaaataaagCACGCATCCAGAAAGGCTTTAAAGAAGAAATGGGTCTAAGTGTAGATTTTGTAAGACAAGGAAGTGGCACAAGCAATGACGGCAACACAGCTCGTCGCTTCTTTGCTAATCCAGATGTCACTGCTAGAATTACTCAGGTTGATGAAGTTATTATCAAAAGGTTccgaaattctaattttttattgaaaaacaacTATGAACTCTGTTTCGTTGAAAGATTGGACGTAGTGCTAAAGACGTTGGCATGTGGACGCGACATTAATCCGGAAGCGTTCAATGTATACTCCTTGGACACGTATAGAATGATCGTAGAGAAATATAATTGGTACAAAATGCCTTGGTCTGTGCACAGAATTCTGATGCATGGAGCAGCGACAATCAAACACAACGTACTACCAATTGGTCAGCTCACGGAAGAAGCGGCTGAGGCCagaaataaagattttcgtCGTTTCCGTGAACACCATGCACGAAAGGTCAACAGAGTTCTGACAAATCAGGACATTTTAAACGCTCTTCTGGTAAGCTCTGATCCATTAATATCAAGTTTACGATCAACCattaagaaaaatcatttggaattgccgaatgaagtaaaagacttgTTAGTGGGAGATGATTCTGATAACTGCGGAGATGATGTTGAAGAGGaatga